In Tripterygium wilfordii isolate XIE 37 chromosome 17, ASM1340144v1, whole genome shotgun sequence, the genomic window TCCCAGTTCGATTGAATTCTTGAAGGAAAGCTTGGAAGTCATTTCTAGGTTTTCTTTCTCGCTTCGCAAAATGAGTATCACGAACAACGACAATAACAGTAACAGCAATAGCAATAGCAATTACAGTAATTCCGGTGATCGAGATCTAGGGTTGTACTTCTTGGAACTGGTTCGTCAGAGGTCTTCGTTGGCGGCTGCTCTTCCTCTTAGACCGGGTTTGATGGACCAGGACAAGAAGCAGTCCCAAGACCAGCGTGTGATTGGGGTCATGGAAGCACCAGGGGAGGTGGATGAGGACGATGGAGAGGAGGAATTGCCGACGGAGCTGAACACAATCAACAGTTCAGGTGGCTTTCTGGTGGTGTCCACCGATAAACTTTCTGTGAAGTACACGAGCGTTAACCTCCATGGGCACGATGTCGGAGTTGTGCAGGCCAACAAACCCGCTCCCGTCAAGCGCCTGGTCTACTATTTCGAAATTTTTGTCAAGAATGCTGGGGTTAAGGGCCAGATTGCCATCGGTTTTACCAGCGAGAGCTTCAAAATGAGGAGGCAGCCCGGGTAATCTGCTCTCTCGTAAAATTTTGATTTCGGATCTCTAGATGGTTCGATTTTATTCAGTTTTTCTTTGCTGAGAAAATGAGAGGAGAATCATAGTTTCTAGTTGCATTTTTGTCCTAAGATTTTTTGTGGTTGTTCATGTAATTAGGTGTTCATTTTTGCCTATAAAATTGAGGATGTATACTAGGAAACAAGGACTTTTCTGGCCGTATAGTCATTGAGTAGAACGAATTGAAACCTAAAGCATGGGGAAGACAACTCTTTTtatttcctcctcttcttcgaACTTCTTCATCATATGGGCTCCAAGGGCCTGTCCGCCTGTGTCCTTGTGGTTCTTATTGAGTTTGGTAAAATAAGTTGTGTTTGACAAGAGGGCAAACCTTGACACAAGATGACCATAATCAGGGGCACGACTGCTTACATCTATGGTGCCATTTCTATTCCTTGCAATGATGTCACAGCCTTGCCTACTTGAGCATGGTGTTTTTTAGCTGTGCATCAGTGTCTGAGTACTAAGAAAAATTTGCCTTTGAAATAAAGTGTGGTCGGGACAAGCTATCGTAATCTGGTTTTCATGCTAAGGTTCTATGTGGATCATTATTCATGGGAATTATTGAGGAGAAAAGGAATGCTTAATGAAAAGAATTGTATTTTCTGGAAAGTAATTGTGGTTTCACTTTATAACCAGCAAAGAAAAGGAATGCAGCTTGGGTTAGGTATGTTTCACTTGATGGTTGGAATAATATTTGCCTTAGTCTACTTGATGAAAAACCATGAAAGTGAATGTGAAAAATAGGAATTAAGGATGTTTCTTCTGATAGGTTGTGTGATGAAATTATTTGACAGTCAATCTGGTTGCTGATGAATTGTggaaaaatggaaagaaattaAGGGGAAAGGGGAATAATTTTTGAGTTAATCTAATTTAGTATGAGAAAAGACAGCCTGGTGTGGGATGGGATGGTTGTTTCTTTGTTTGTGGTGTCTTTATTAGGCCGATTACTTCCTGAGAAATGGAgaggaaaatattttttgtgtttatccaatcaaaattatcttttattatGGCCTTATGTTAATTGTCTGCCTATCTGTGTATTTAGTTGAAGAATTCATCATTTGATGTAAAAGAAATTTGGTCATGAAAGAGTGAAAGACAAAAATATTGCTTAATAACTAAGCAAAAGATGAGGGCTGCTTGCTGAAGTTGTACTGTTTGTCACAGGAATTGGTTTGGTTGAAATGCTGAAGGGAAGAAGTTTCCCTgtaatattttgttgttttgactTTCCGTATAGAGGAAGATAAGATTGATGAATTCAATTAATAGTGAGGTGAGAAAAGTTCAAATTAGTTGGGCCCCTCGAGGTGTACTATACTGCAATCATAGTTGTTCATCCCAAAACTTATTGATGCAGGAGCTAAAGAGGTCTCGAAAGAGTAAATTCAAAGATCTATGCTACGTAGATCTTTGGCATCTTATAGGGTCTTTTCTAGCTaatatttagtttaattttatgttttcataagCTAGTTTATTATTGGGTCTTAGTAAGGATATtgttggaatttcgaattttTATACTAACAAGTAATAAGTATTTCTATTAGCCTTTCATTAGGTTATTTTCCTAAGTCAAGTCAAAGTTATAATTGGAGTCTTCTGAAGTTTACTTATTAGGAATTCTAGTATTGTGTGGATGTAATCTCTCAGggacaatgatgatgatgaatgaaTAATATTGAGATTACTTTCAAGCATGTGACTTGCTTCTCGATTTTGTGATGCAATCCTCCTTCAGTGTGATGCTTAGGTTATCCATCTTTACTTTCTTCGTTTGTTCTACTTTCCCTACAATTTCAGATCTGATTTCTACTGTTTTAAGCATGTTTTTGAGTTCTTTAAACTCCTTGATTTAGCCCTAATTGCTTAAATTCCTCCCAACAACTCATTAGTACGAGGTTAGCGAAAGCTGTCCTGCGTCACTTGTGGAGAAAGGTATTTGGTCCAGCATGAAAGTTTATATCAATATGCTATTTGCAAGACCTACGTTGTTAACTTGTCGTGCATGCTTAAATTTCTTGCTTTGGAATTACATTCATATTTATCAAATTTCCTCGTCTGGCAGGTGGGAAGCAAACAGTTGCGGATATCATGGAGATGATGGGCATCTTTATCGTGGACAAGGAAAAGGGGATGATTTTGGCCCAACCTTTACGACCAATGATACAGTTGGGGGTGGCATTAACTATGCATCGCAAGAAATATTTTTCACGTAAGGGTTGTAGGTGCCAACTTTTGGCATCCAAAATGTTGCTAAATTGCAGTCTCTGTATGGGGATACTGAATACTACTTTTGGTAGCTTTATTTGCTTTTTACTGTTGTCATTCTAGTGCTTCTAAGGTTATCATTTTTACGTGGGCTGTTTATGCTGATGTCAGTAAAAATGGGACTATTGTGGGAACGGTGTACAAGGACATAAAGGGTCCCTTATTCCCTACAGTTGCTGTTCACAGCCAGAATGAGGAGTATGTTGTTCCTTcttgtttaacttttttttccattcttGGCCATAATTACTTCTATTCAGTTCTTTAGTGCTATATTTAAACAACGTtgctattatattatattatattatatatatatatatatatatatatatatattacattctAGTTTGGGGATTAATTCTCTATGTTCGAAGTATATTAAATTCGATGGTTTTCGGTTTGTCATCTACACTTCTCTTAACACTTGTCAACATTAGCAGATTTTTAACCGTATATCAATTTGAGATGATGATGTGTATCTTGTGAGAAGCTTTGCCTTGTTTACTTGAATTTTTCATGTGCACGTGTGCATTGAACTATATTGGCATTGGTTTTAATTTAAAGCTGGTTACTCTACAATAGATGATTGCGTTTCTAAATCTGTTTCTGTATTTGTGGATGACGACAATCTTGTGTGCTTGGGCTTGTGCCCCACCTCATTGTGATGGACTGATGGGTGATCCAGTCTCACCACTAAATATCCTTAGGATCTTATCTCAATCCAATAATATCGTTGCAAGAAAGTTTAGGTTTTGAAGTCTGAAACCAGGAGAGACTAAAAGAAGGAAACAGTTTGGGTATCGTGTCTCACACACTACTCCCACGTACTTTATTAGCTGCATTATCTCCCTGTCACTTATTATTTCTGAAATGTAATGAGGATAGTAAGCATATAAACACATGTTTTTTTcccatttcattaattttttttatggtaaATAAACTTTGTCAAGGACCAAAGGGTGCAGAACAGAACTTCTTTATTATCTTATCCCCACTTGCTAATTATGCTACTGCTTAtaacatttaaaaaaagaaaagaagaaatgctAACATTCAATGAATGTAAAGCTTCTTGTACATAGGCCAGCCTTAGTGAGTTTTCTTTCATTTGCTAATTTTGCTGATATCATCATGGTAGctggtattttttattttgatttctaTATGGCAGGATTGAGGTCAACTTTGGGCAGAGACCATTTGCTTTCGATCTCAAGGTAATGTGCCGCTTTCTTTTTGCCTTCTTAAATGTGGTAAATTAGGTTTCAATGTTTTTC contains:
- the LOC119982384 gene encoding ran-binding protein M homolog, whose product is MSITNNDNNSNSNSNSNYSNSGDRDLGLYFLELVRQRSSLAAALPLRPGLMDQDKKQSQDQRVIGVMEAPGEVDEDDGEEELPTELNTINSSGGFLVVSTDKLSVKYTSVNLHGHDVGVVQANKPAPVKRLVYYFEIFVKNAGVKGQIAIGFTSESFKMRRQPGWEANSCGYHGDDGHLYRGQGKGDDFGPTFTTNDTVGGGINYASQEIFFTKNGTIVGTVYKDIKGPLFPTVAVHSQNEEIEVNFGQRPFAFDLKEYEAQERMRQQMTIEKISLLPNVSHVIVRAYLLHYGYEETLDAFDLASKSTIPPINVPQENGVHEEDMAYALNQRKAIRQLIRNGEVDAAFSKLQEWYPKIVQDEKSATCFLLHCQKFIELVRVGALEEAVRYGRNELARFFGLAGFADMVQDCVALLAYEHPQESSVGYLLKDSQRELVADTVNAMILSTNPRVKNLQGCLHSCLERLLRQLSACCLERRSLNGDQGEAFRLRRVLNSGKKAKF